A single region of the Enterococcus mundtii genome encodes:
- the whiA gene encoding DNA-binding protein WhiA has translation MSFAAEVKKELTGLEVHREHAKAELAALLRMNGSLGIVNQQFILNVQTENAAIARRIYSLLKDHYQVRSELLVRKKMKLKKNNVYIVRLKQGTKNVLMDLDIMDGMMFNGHVSDEIMGNAQKMRSYLRGAFMASGSVNNPETSRYHLEIYSIYEQHNQDICNMLNYYGLHARTLERRNGYISYLKGAEKIADFLTLIGATNSMLRFEDVRIVRDMRNSVNRLVNCETANLNKTIDAASKQIENIELIEARVGLQALPEKLQEIAELRLQHPEVSLKELGEMIPSGAISKSGINHRIRKINEFAEKLKEQAS, from the coding sequence GTGTCATTTGCAGCTGAAGTCAAGAAGGAATTGACTGGTTTGGAAGTCCATCGAGAACATGCAAAAGCGGAATTAGCCGCGTTATTACGAATGAATGGCTCACTTGGAATCGTCAACCAGCAATTCATCTTGAATGTACAGACAGAAAACGCCGCAATTGCTCGACGGATCTACTCACTTTTAAAAGATCATTATCAAGTACGAAGCGAACTGCTCGTACGCAAGAAAATGAAATTAAAGAAGAATAATGTCTACATCGTTCGCTTGAAACAAGGAACAAAAAATGTATTGATGGATCTGGATATCATGGATGGCATGATGTTCAATGGGCATGTTTCCGATGAGATCATGGGAAATGCACAAAAGATGCGTTCATATTTACGTGGCGCATTTATGGCGTCGGGTTCAGTCAATAACCCGGAAACAAGTCGTTATCACTTAGAGATTTATTCGATCTACGAACAACATAACCAAGATATTTGTAATATGTTGAATTACTATGGTTTACACGCGCGTACACTAGAAAGACGTAATGGCTATATCTCTTATTTAAAAGGGGCCGAAAAAATTGCTGATTTCTTGACTCTGATTGGGGCAACAAATTCGATGTTGCGCTTTGAAGATGTGCGGATCGTGCGTGATATGAGAAATTCAGTGAACCGGTTAGTCAATTGTGAGACGGCTAACCTGAACAAAACCATTGATGCAGCATCAAAGCAGATTGAAAATATTGAATTGATCGAAGCACGAGTGGGTTTACAAGCACTTCCGGAAAAGTTACAAGAGATTGCTGAATTACGCTTGCAACATCCTGAAGTCAGTTTAAAAGAACTAGGAGAAATGATCCCATCCGGAGCGATCTCGAAATCAGGGATCAATCATCGGATTCGAAAAATCAACGAATTTGCTGAAAAATTAAAGGAACAAGCATCCTAA
- a CDS encoding gluconeogenesis factor YvcK family protein → MKMKTYRIRKPKIVVVGGGTGLPVILKSLRNQGADITAIVTVADDGGSSGEIRQSIAMAPPGDLRNVLVSLSDMPQFYEDIFQYRFKKEDQFLANHTIGNLIIAAVAEMRGSTYEAVQLLSRMMHVDGHIYPSSETPLTLHAVFKDGTTAIGESKIALDRKTIDRVFVRNTEDESEAKAGRKVVSAIMEADMVVLGPGSLFTSILPNLVIPEVGEAMLQTKAEVVYICNIMTQKGETEHFSDADHIRVLHQHLDQPFIDTVLVNTEKVPKDYMDPEIYDEYLVQVAHDFNGLREENCRVISTDFLELKNGGVFHDGEKVVEELFRIVFGSK, encoded by the coding sequence ATGAAAATGAAAACTTACCGAATTCGAAAACCCAAAATCGTTGTAGTCGGAGGCGGTACTGGCTTACCTGTTATTTTGAAAAGTCTACGTAATCAAGGAGCCGATATCACGGCAATCGTGACTGTCGCAGATGATGGCGGTAGCAGCGGTGAGATTCGCCAGTCGATTGCGATGGCTCCTCCAGGAGATTTAAGAAATGTGTTAGTCTCGCTATCTGATATGCCTCAATTTTACGAAGATATCTTTCAGTACCGTTTCAAAAAAGAAGACCAATTTTTAGCCAATCATACCATTGGTAACTTGATCATTGCGGCAGTTGCTGAAATGAGAGGGAGTACTTATGAAGCAGTGCAACTATTGTCTCGAATGATGCACGTGGATGGTCACATCTATCCCTCTTCTGAAACGCCGTTGACTTTACATGCGGTCTTCAAAGATGGAACGACAGCGATCGGAGAATCTAAAATCGCTCTTGACCGCAAAACGATCGATCGGGTATTCGTGCGTAATACAGAAGACGAAAGTGAAGCCAAAGCAGGCCGCAAAGTCGTTTCTGCGATCATGGAAGCAGATATGGTCGTCTTAGGACCGGGAAGCTTGTTCACGAGTATTCTTCCTAACTTAGTCATACCAGAAGTTGGTGAAGCCATGCTTCAAACGAAAGCAGAGGTCGTGTACATTTGTAATATCATGACACAAAAAGGGGAAACAGAACATTTTTCAGATGCAGACCATATTCGTGTGTTGCATCAACATTTAGACCAACCCTTTATCGATACTGTTTTAGTCAATACAGAAAAAGTACCAAAAGATTACATGGACCCGGAAATCTACGATGAATACCTTGTCCAAGTAGCACATGATTTTAATGGCTTAAGAGAAGAAAATTGTCGGGTCATTTCGACAGACTTTTTAGAGTTGAAAAATGGCGGGGTCTTCCATGATGGTGAAAAGGTAGTTGAAGAACTATTTCGTATCGTCTTTGGCTCAAAGTAA